A DNA window from Streptomyces parvus contains the following coding sequences:
- a CDS encoding WhiB family transcriptional regulator, with protein sequence MTELFQQLLVEDADEELGWQERALCAQTDPESFFPEKGGSTREAKKVCLACEVRSECLEYALSNDERFGIWGGLSERERRRLKKAAI encoded by the coding sequence ATGACCGAGCTGTTCCAGCAACTGCTGGTCGAGGACGCGGACGAGGAACTCGGCTGGCAGGAGCGCGCACTGTGCGCCCAGACCGATCCCGAGTCCTTCTTCCCCGAGAAGGGCGGATCCACCCGCGAGGCCAAGAAGGTCTGCCTCGCCTGCGAGGTGCGCTCGGAATGCCTTGAGTACGCCCTCTCCAACGACGAACGCTTCGGCATCTGGGGCGGGCTCTCGGAGCGGGAGCGGCGACGCCTCAAGAAGGCCGCCATCTGA